The Procambarus clarkii isolate CNS0578487 chromosome 50, FALCON_Pclarkii_2.0, whole genome shotgun sequence sequence tgcaccatatatgaacaagggccacatattatacacagataactattataccagtcccttgctaactaggttcttgcttgataatagaatTGGAGTGTGTGTCACAGTGAaggcaaaacgaagggaaatgccagtgtttcacACTGCTATGCAAGTTGGTGATTGCGAGCCAAGAAAAACTGGTGCAGTGCTTTATTGCGGGTGAAAGACAGGCGTGAAGTGCACATGTTTACCACCGTTCACGATggtacaatggtggacagtggcaggGTGAACAGAACAAAACAAATaatctataagccagattgtgttttgactataacatcaacatgcgtttggtggataaatgtggCATGATGGTAGGGGGCAGTAATGTGTGTtcggaaaacagtgaagtggatcaagatgtttttccaccttgttgacGTAACAATACTGAACAGTTAcaattcctgcccgaaacgctttgcgtaatagtggctttaggcattgtatgtactagctctatctataaatccatcaactttgtgtatctcattttgtatgtatgtactttacctgaataaatatttgtatatttatttgtatttaatatgtatcttgtcaaaacaggtgGTAAACGAAATTTCCGTACGTTCAGTTTTACTGTAGTGACAATTACTAGAAACGTTTGGTAAACCAATTTCTGACATACAGAGGCCCATTGTGAACCCAATATTGCACCATGCTCTCTTTCAAGGATGCCTTTCTGACACACAATGTAAGgtatttaccaccaactggaaagctTGCAGTAGGCCAGCGTGAGTGCTTTGTATGCAAGACCACAAAAAAGAGGGAacagaaacgtaaattggtgATGACTTGGTGCACAGCGTGTAAAGTCCCTTTGTGCTATGTCAAATGTTTGGACAAGTATCACAGTCTTGATGACAATGTCCAAGACTGGTGCAAAAACATGTACAtacagagtgagtgagtgtatatAGTGAAAACAATTCATAATAAATTGTATATTTACTGAAAAATAAAACATTTTTGTGCAAATACTTGTGACACTTATATGTGACAAAATAATAAATTTACAacagttgtattataataaaacatCAAGTGATAACATTTTGTACCACACCAGTGAAAAAAATGGTTGTAAAATAAGCCACagatactgtaaataatgccGCAAAAATAAATTCACGGCAACCCGGGCTCCTCTGCCGCGCCTGAATCTGccgggacacaccaccctccagtgACGATGATCCGTGACGTCATCGTCCAACTTCTCGGCTCATTTACGTCATTGGTAAgtacaattaattttttttattttcccatgctcagggaacacaaatatatagtaataagaaaaaaaaattttgttgttgcgcctgtgggtgttgaagatCAAAAggcccttagcagcttaagggttaacaaTAGTTTCATTCAACATTTAAGAGAGCACATCCTCACAGAAACATACATAAACATTTTACACAAATTAATCACCTTTGCTGAACCTTTTCCATTAGGCAAATTTATAAGGTCATTACACTTCCTTAGAAACCCAGAAAAGTTACAGTTTCCAAATTTCATTGCCATTGCTCCAAGTGACTGGCATGGCTGTTACATCTGCATATATCCTCATTTTAAGGATGATATACAATAAGACAGATACAGAATCAGTAGAAATGTGTTCATAATATGATTTATGAAGGGCCCACAAGTGATTAATCACATctgaagaatgcaaagaggataaACTATTAAATACTTGTATGGTTTTCTTCTATATGATTTTTGTTTATTTCACCAATGCAGGTGGGAGCTATGTGGTACAGTAAGGTTATGTGGGTGGGAGGTGGTGTGGATGGGTGGGAAGGGTGGCTTaggttgtgtgggtgggtggtgtgtaaGGCTTTGTGCTGCATGgtaggttggtgtgtgttgttcaTCAGATGAGTGTTGGTGGGTGGGGGGTCCAGTTGAGTGTTGGTGGGTAGGCTGGCCAGTTGAGTGTTGGTGGGTAGGCTGGCCAGTTGAGTGTTGGTGGGTAGGCTGGCCAGTTGAGTGTTGGTGGGTAGGCTGGCCAGTTGAGTGTTGGTGGGTAGGCTGGCCAGTTGAGTGTTGGTGGGTAGGCTGGCCAGTTGAGTGTTGGTGGGTAGGCTGGCCAGTTGAGTGTTGGTGGGTAGGCTGGCCAGTCGAGTGTTGGTGGGTAGGCTGGCCAGATGTGTATTGGTGGGTGGGTTCGGCAAGCATATTTTCATGGGTGGGCTGACCAGATGTGTATTGAGGAGTGGACTGGATAGATATGTGTGAGTAGGTTGTCAGAACAGGTGTATGGTGGTAAGTGGGCTGGGGTTTGTGTAGCTGGGTAGGTGGTGCTTGTGAATGGTTTAGGTAACTTGGTGACACGCAAGGGCGagtgatatatgtgtgtgttgagtgtgagtgtgttggtgcAAGTGGAGTAGTACGCAATGGTTTCTCTTTTGTGTGAGATCTCTTGTGTCTCACTAAAGCTTGTTTGTGTGAAAAAAGTAGTAAACACTCTGAACACTGATATGATTCATCTCCTCTGTGAGTTCTTGTGTGTGACTCCAAACTCTGCTTTTGGGAAAACTCTTTTAAACACTCTGAACACTGATATAGTGACTCTCTTGTGTGAGTTCTCTTGTGTGACACCAAACCATGCTTGTGAGAAAATTTTTTTAAACACTCTGAacactgatatggtttctctcccgtGTGAGTTCTCTTGTGTCTCACCAAAGCATGGTTTTGTGAAAAATATTTAAAACATTCTGAACACTGATATGGTGTTGTTCCTGTGTGAATTTTCATGTGTGAAACAAGTCCAGATTTATATGAAAAGTCTTTTGAACACAATGAACACTTGTAAGGTTTCTtccctgtgtgatttctcatatgTGATGCAAGATTAGCTTTATCAGAAAAGTCTTTtgaacactctggacactgataAGGTTTTTCTCCTGTGTGGGTTCTTGTGTGTGTCACCAATATATGCTTTTGTGAAAAATATTTTAAACATACTGAACACTGATATGGAGTTTTTCCTGTGTGAGTTCT is a genomic window containing:
- the LOC123772616 gene encoding zinc finger protein 271 — protein: MSIHAKENAYQCSECFKNFKQKHALVAHKKIHVGEKPYQCSDCLKEFSHKHSLVLHKRIHRKKASYKCSICFKCFSQKHKLMIHMKTHTGEKPYQCSKCSKSFSDKANLASHMKNHSVDKPYQCSVCLKDFKQKCDLVKHKRTHTGEKPYQCLECLKYFKQKHGLVAHNRTHTGEKPYQCSECSQDFSYKPALVSHMRTHTGKTPYQCSVCLKYFSQKHILVTHTRTHTGEKPYQCPECSKDFSDKANLASHMRNHTGKKPYKCSLCSKDFSYKSGLVSHMKIHTGTTPYQCSECFKYFSQNHALVRHKRTHTGEKPYQCSECLKKFSHKHGLVSHKRTHTRESLYQCSECLKEFSQKQSLESHTRTHRGDESYQCSECLLLFSHKQALVRHKRSHTKEKPLRTTPLAPTHSHSTHTYITRPCVSPSYLNHSQAPPTQLHKPQPTYHHTPVLTTYSHISIQSTPQYTSGQPTHENMLAEPTHQYTSGQPTHQHSTGQPTHQHSTGQPTHQHSTGQPTHQHSTGQPTHQHSTGQPTHQHSTGQPTHQHSTGQPTHQHSTGQPTHQHSTGPPTHQHSSDEQHTPTYHAAQSLTHHPPTQPKPPFPPIHTTSHPHNLTVPHSSHLHW